Proteins found in one Salvia splendens isolate huo1 chromosome 10, SspV2, whole genome shotgun sequence genomic segment:
- the LOC121750338 gene encoding heptahelical transmembrane protein 2-like isoform X2: MTILPKQLSAACDCYKKRKVVANCDAALINFEELPEYMKDNEFIRNYYRCEWQLKDVALSIFSLHNESLNIWTHLVGFLIFSKMMIMSLNEKTSLRNVRAVFFGSGSDGWLSMITVSSLLKSLSSLSLKNDSYIGKVAGLGSLHTQEEHATSVPIWPWLIFLSGAMICLIFSSVSHLFGCHSRRFHYFFWRLDYTGISLMIVCSFFTPIFYIFADQPYWRFFYLSSVTILGAAVVVTLLAPSLANGRTRSFRATLFLCMGFSGVVPATHAVILHWDQPKIRVSLMYEVVMWLMYGAGALIYVTRVPERWKPGAFDIVGHSHQIFHVFVVAAALAHCAASLMIMDWRCSLPP; encoded by the exons ATGACGATTTTGCCCAAGCAATTGTCAGCGGCTTGCGACTGTTACAAGAAGAGGAAGGTGGTCGCGAATTGCGATGCGGCATTGATCAATTTCGAGGAGCTGCCCGAGTATATGAAGGATAACGAATTCATCCGGAATTATTACCGATGCGAATGGCAGTTGAAGGATGTTGCTCTCAGCATTTTCTCTCTGCACAACGAGTCCCTCAACATTTGGAC GCATTTAGTCGGATTTTTGATATTCTCAAAGATGATGATAATGAGTTTGAACGAAAAAACGAGCCTCAGAAATGTCAGGGCGGTCTTCTTCGGGAGCGGAAGTGATGGATGGTTGTCAATGATAACTGTCAGCTCTCTCTTGAAATCTCTCTCTTCACTCTCTCTGAAGAAT GATTCCTACATAGGAAAGGTAGCTGGATTAGGAAGCTTGCATACACAAGAAGAGCATGCCACTTCAGTTCCTATATGGCCATGGCTGATTTTCTTGAGTGGAGCAATGATCTGCTTGATTTTCAGCTCAGTTTCCCACCTCTTCGGCTGCCATTCCCGGCGCTTCCACTACTTCTTCTGGCGGCTCGACTACACCGGCATCTCCCTCATGATAGTCTGCTCCTTCTTCACCCCAATCTTCTACATCTTCGCAGACCAACCATACTGGCGCTTCTTCTACCTCTCCTCGGTCACCATACTTGGCGCTGCTGTAGTCGTGACCCTGCTCGCCCCCTCGCTAGCGAATGGCCGCACCAGGTCTTTCAGGGCTACCCTCTTCCTCTGCATGGGGTTCTCGGGTGTGGTCCCAGCCACCCACGCTGTGATCCTGCACTGGGATCAGCCGAAGATACGTGTGTCCCTCATGTACGAGGTTGTCATGTGGCTCATGTACGGAGCTGGAGCCCTTATCTACGTAACTCGGGTTCCCGAGAGATGGAAGCCCGGTGCGTTTGATATTGTTGGCCATAGTCATCAGATCTTCCATGTTTTCGTCGTTGCTGCTGCGCTTGCTCACTGCGCTGCCAGCCTCATGATCATGGACTGGCGGTGCAGCTTGCCGCCCTGA
- the LOC121750338 gene encoding heptahelical transmembrane protein 2-like isoform X1, translating into MTILPKQLSAACDCYKKRKVVANCDAALINFEELPEYMKDNEFIRNYYRCEWQLKDVALSIFSLHNESLNIWTHLVGFLIFSKMMIMSLNEKTSLRNVRAVFFGSGSDGWLSMITDSYIGKVAGLGSLHTQEEHATSVPIWPWLIFLSGAMICLIFSSVSHLFGCHSRRFHYFFWRLDYTGISLMIVCSFFTPIFYIFADQPYWRFFYLSSVTILGAAVVVTLLAPSLANGRTRSFRATLFLCMGFSGVVPATHAVILHWDQPKIRVSLMYEVVMWLMYGAGALIYVTRVPERWKPGAFDIVGHSHQIFHVFVVAAALAHCAASLMIMDWRCSLPP; encoded by the exons ATGACGATTTTGCCCAAGCAATTGTCAGCGGCTTGCGACTGTTACAAGAAGAGGAAGGTGGTCGCGAATTGCGATGCGGCATTGATCAATTTCGAGGAGCTGCCCGAGTATATGAAGGATAACGAATTCATCCGGAATTATTACCGATGCGAATGGCAGTTGAAGGATGTTGCTCTCAGCATTTTCTCTCTGCACAACGAGTCCCTCAACATTTGGAC GCATTTAGTCGGATTTTTGATATTCTCAAAGATGATGATAATGAGTTTGAACGAAAAAACGAGCCTCAGAAATGTCAGGGCGGTCTTCTTCGGGAGCGGAAGTGATGGATGGTTGTCAATGATAACT GATTCCTACATAGGAAAGGTAGCTGGATTAGGAAGCTTGCATACACAAGAAGAGCATGCCACTTCAGTTCCTATATGGCCATGGCTGATTTTCTTGAGTGGAGCAATGATCTGCTTGATTTTCAGCTCAGTTTCCCACCTCTTCGGCTGCCATTCCCGGCGCTTCCACTACTTCTTCTGGCGGCTCGACTACACCGGCATCTCCCTCATGATAGTCTGCTCCTTCTTCACCCCAATCTTCTACATCTTCGCAGACCAACCATACTGGCGCTTCTTCTACCTCTCCTCGGTCACCATACTTGGCGCTGCTGTAGTCGTGACCCTGCTCGCCCCCTCGCTAGCGAATGGCCGCACCAGGTCTTTCAGGGCTACCCTCTTCCTCTGCATGGGGTTCTCGGGTGTGGTCCCAGCCACCCACGCTGTGATCCTGCACTGGGATCAGCCGAAGATACGTGTGTCCCTCATGTACGAGGTTGTCATGTGGCTCATGTACGGAGCTGGAGCCCTTATCTACGTAACTCGGGTTCCCGAGAGATGGAAGCCCGGTGCGTTTGATATTGTTGGCCATAGTCATCAGATCTTCCATGTTTTCGTCGTTGCTGCTGCGCTTGCTCACTGCGCTGCCAGCCTCATGATCATGGACTGGCGGTGCAGCTTGCCGCCCTGA
- the LOC121750335 gene encoding protein TSS-like — MAPKTGKTKPHKAKGDKKKKEEKVLPAVIEISVETPEDSQVTLKGISTDRILDVKKLLAVHVDTCHLTNYSMSHEVRGSRLNDSVEIVALKPYYLIIVEEEYTERYAVDHIRRLLDIVACTTHFTGSLTSPKTGTKEPGSPDSNSGSHNPAPKPKSAVSPKPEASDAAAKGETAAAVIYPPPRVGQFYDFFSFSHLTPPIQYIRRSSRPFFEEKTDEDLFQIDVRISTGKATTIVASRKGFYPAGKRNLVSHSLAGLLKQISRVFDSAFKALMKAFTEHNRFGNLPYGFRANTWLVPSLVSENPSVFPPLPIEDESWGGSGGGQGRDGKHEDRLWAKDLAILAAMPCKTPEERQLRDRKAFLIHSLLVDVSVFKAVAAIKQLIDNNQLSASNSGSQILHEERIGDLLINVTKDPPDGSTKLDSKNDGGKVLGITHEEVTQRNLLKGITADENATVHDTSTLGVVIVRHCGHTAIVKVTAEVNWNGKAIPQDVNIEDHPEGGANALNINSLRMLLHKATPQSPNTVQRVPSANMEESGSSWPLVKKVLTKSLKTLQEDDSTLKKSIRWELGACWVHHLQNQASGKDEPKKNEEVKVEPAVKGLGKNAGLLKDIKKKSDDQINKSDPNKEVSANCNVDANKDFGKADKEIMWKNLLPESSYMRLKESETGLHLKSPEELIGMAHKYYAETALPKLVTDFGSLELSPVDGRTLTDFMHTRGLRMCSLGRVVVLADKLPHVQSLCIHEMVVRAYKHILQAVIAAVDDIANMASSIASCLNLLLGTPATQNGEADINIDDELKWKWVETFLFKRFGWQWKDEARNDIRKFAILRGLCHKVGLELVPRDYDMDSPFPFKKSDIISLVPIYKHVACSSADGRTLLESSKTSLDKGKLEDAVSYGTKALTKLVSVCGPYHRMTAGAYSLLAVVLYHTGDFNQATIYQQKALDINERELGLDHPDTMKSYGDLAVFYYRLQHTELALKYVNRALYLLHLTCGPSHPNTAATYINVAMMEEGLGNIHVALRCLHEALKCNQRLLGADHIQTAASYHAIAIALSLMEAYSLSVQHEQTTLQILQAKLGSEDLRTQDAAAWLEYFESKALEQQEAARNGTPKPDASISSKGHLSVSDLLDYITPDSEMKAREALKKQARAKLKGKFSPNSETAMDEYQKGEFTLKSEPVAENSRDKENRSGVENKSEPQFLDMIKKTDSFVGEKTLLDQNENVEKDDISEEGWQEAKGRSLMGRKPSASKRPSLAKLNTNFLVASHQSKSRGKPNSFGSPRTSPNESAASSGPVPQGPKKFIKSASLKMKPNGPSPPASAKEKLTDAKSAPNSPIPGFGEVAKASIVSSSVHAAGKLFSYKEVALAPPGTIVKAVVEKNSGECCAEENLMAIKETSSFDTTLSTSKKVVEADQIQKLGGEVKEMNGTRKEEDQHATKGASENSQDNVTVSEVETTVETMEADNGHKPSSRAVASASSIGLSCTASKKEASETQVVADLVSPSDPTDTATQLVENDASGLKEKMVQEENKASSCNESETVGLLTDEEGNQANGSGALSPTEAEKQVDTEIGKETSKKLSAAAPPYTPSMVPVFGTIPLPSYTEHGGILPPPVNIAPVLTVNPARRSPHQSATARVPYGPRLSGGYNRSGSRVPRNRLAFQIAENNADPNHFSTPRIMNPHANEFVPGQSWVTSGYSVAPNGYISTQNGIPFTPNEYPISPNGVGMLHDGFPPLPNGMPETQDGLLVPSVDPTDSPAEENTEADEEVSQHAVAEGNVPESLTDSTIIPLETTEVQENIDEKTHSEQTVKNNDCEHGGECTDADAESPNDIPPDGKSTDIGGCRKKDNQMMG; from the exons ATGGCTCCTAAAACGGGTAAGACTAAACCCCACAAAGCCAAAGGagacaagaagaagaaagaagagaaag TTTTACCAGCTGTAATAGAGATAAGTGTAGAGACACCAGAGGATTCACAAGTCACATTGAAG GGAATATCAACGGATAGGATCTTAGACGTCAAGAAACTATTGGCTGTCCATGTTGACACGTGTCACTTGACCAATTACTCTATGTCCCACGAG GTTCGTGGGTCAAGACTAAACGATTCAGTGGAGATTGTAGCTCTCAAGCCATATTACCTAATTATTGTCGAAG AGGAGTACACAGAACGGTATGCTGTGGACCATATTAGACGGCTCTTAGATATTGTCGCCTGCACAACCCACTTCACCGGTTCACTCACTTCTCCAAAAACCGGAACTAAAGAACCCGGTTCTCCTGACTCGAATTCCGGTTCCCACAATCCAGCTCCGAAGCCCAAATCCGCCGTTTCGCCCAAGCCGGAGGCTTCGGATGCGGCGGCGAAGGGCGAAACCGCGGCGGCGGTGATCTACCCTCCGCCAAGGGTGGGTCAGTTTTACGACTTCTTCTCGTTCTCTCACCTCACTCCACCGATTCAAT ATATTAGGAGATCAAGTCGACCGTTCTTTGAGGAGAAAACAGATGAGGATTTATTTCAAATTGAT GTACGGATTTCCACCGGGAAGGCAACAACAATAGTTGCCTCTCGAAAAGGTTTTTATCCGGCTGGAAAGCGTAATCTTGTAAGCCACTCATTAGCTGGTCTTTTGAAGCAGATAAGCAGAGTTTTTGATTCT GCATTTAAGGCGCTTATGAAAGCTTTCACCGAGCACAACAGA TTTGGGAATCTTCCGTATGGTTTTCGAGCAAACACTTGGTTAGTACCCTCTCTTGTTAGTGAGAACCCCTCTGTGTTCCCTCCACTTCCTATTGAAGATGAGAGTTGGGGAGGAAGTGGAGGCGGACAAGGAAGAGACGGGAAGCACGAGGACAGGCTGTGGGCAAAGGACCTCGCTATCTTGGCAGCAATGCCGTGTAAAACTCCCGAGGAGCGCCAACTAAGAGATAGGAAAGCCTTTCTCATTCACAGCCTACTTGTTGATGTTTCCGTTTTCAAAGCTGTTGCTGCAATAAAGCAGCTAATAGACAACAATCAGCTGTCTGCAAGCAATTCTGGTTCACAAATTTTACATGAGGAAAGAATAGGCGACCTACTCATTAACGTCACAAAAGATCCCCCAGATGGAAGCACCAAGTTGGATAGCAAAAATGATGGGGGCAAGGTTCTTGGAATCACACACGAAGAAGTAACTCAAAGAAACTTGCTAAAAGGCATAACTGCAGATGAAAATGCAACCGTACAT GATACTTCTACTTTAGGTGTTGTCATTGTTAGACACTGTGGGCATACAGCCATTGTTAAAGTAACAGCGGAGGTAAATTGGAATGGCAAAGCCATTCCTCAGGATGTGAACATTGAAGACCATCCTGAAGGAGGAGCCAATGCATTAAATATCAATAG cTTAAGAATGCTGTTGCACAAAGCCACGCCCCAATCGCCCAACACAGTTCAAAGAGTTCCAAGTGCTAATATGGAGGAATCAGGCTCCAGTTGGCCTTTGGTAAAGAAGGTGCTAACCAAAAGTTTAAAGACACTTCAGGAAGATGATTCAACACTTAAAAAGTCAATTAGATGGGAGCTTGGTGCATGTTGGGTGCACCACTTGCAAAATCAGGCTTCAGGTAAAGATGAGCCTAAAAAGAATGAAGAGGTTAAAGTTGAGCCAGCTGTCAAGGGTCTTGGAAAGAATGCTGGATTGCTGAAGGATATAAAAAAGAAGTCAGAcgatcaaataaataaatctgaCCCAAACAAGGAAGTTTCTGCTAATTGCAATGTTGATGCAAACAAGGACTTTGGAAAAGCGGACAAGGAGATTATGTGGAAAAATTTGCTTCCCGAATCATCATATATGCGCCTTAAAGAATCAGAAACTGGTCTTCACCTCAAG TCACCTGAAGAGTTGATTGGGATGGCACACAAATACTATGCTGAAACCGCCCTTCCAAAATTG GTTACTGATTTCGGGTCACTCGAGCTTTCACCGGTTGATGGTAGGACGCTGACAGATTTCATGCACACTAGGGGTTTGCGGATGTGCTCCTTGGGCCGTGTG GTCGTACTAGCAGACAAGCTCCCTCATGTTCAGTCCCTTTGTATTCACGAGATGGTTGTTCGAGCTTATAAGCATATCCTTCAGGCTGTTATAGCAGCAGTTGATGATATTGCTAATATGGCTTCATCAATTGCTTCTTGTCTGAATTTGTTGCTGGGAACACCTGCCACACAAAATGGTGAGGCAGATATAAATATTGATGATGAATTGAAATGGAAGTGGGTCGAGACATTCCTTTTCAAGAGGTTTGGCTGGCAATGGAAGGACGAGGCACGCAATGATATACGAAAGTTTGCTATTCTTCGTGGTCTGTGCCACAAG GTTGGTCTTGAACTTGTTCCGAGAGACTATGATATGGATTCTCCCTTCCCATTCAAGAAATCCGATATAATTAGCTTGGTGCCTATTTACAAA CATGTTGCTTGCTCATCTGCCGATGGACGTACACTTTTGGAATCATCCAAGACTTCCTTGGACAAGGGAAAATTGGAAGATGCTGTTAGTTATGGAACAAAG GCACTCACGAAACTGGTTTCCGTCTGTGGTCCTTATCATCGCATGACAGCAGGGGCATATAGTCTATTGGCTGTGGTGCTCTACCACACTGGGGATTTTAATCAG GCTACCATTTACCAGCAAAAAGCTTTAGATATCAACGAGAGAGAGCTTGGTCTGGATCATCCAGACACAATGAAGAGCTATGGAGATTTAGCTGTCTTCTACTATAGACTCCAACACACTGAGCTGGCACTGAA ataTGTCAACCGTGCATTATATCTCCTGCATCTAACTTGCGGCCCTTCCCACCCAAATACTGCTGCAACGTATATTAACGTCGCTATGATGGAAGAAGGTCTGGGGAATATCCATGTTGCTCTTAGATGTCTCCATGAGGCTCTCAAGTGTAACCAAAGACTTCTAGGAGCTGATCATATACAA ACAGCGGCCAGTTATCATGCTATTGCAATTGCTCTCTCATTGATGGAAGCATATTCTCTGAGTGTTCAGCACGAACAGACCACTCTTCAGATACTGCAGGCTAAACTAGGATCAGAAGATCTACGTACACAG GATGCTGCTGCATGGTTGGAATATTTTGAGTCCAAGGCGCTGGAGCAGCAAGAAGCTGCACGCAATGGCACTCCAAAACCAGACGCCTCCATCTCTAGCAAAGGCCATTTGAG CGTTTCGGACCTATTGGACTACATAACCCCTGATTCAGAGATGAAAGCTAGAGAAGCCCTAAAGAAGCAAGCTCGTGCCAAG CTCAAGGGAAAATTTAGTCCAAACTCGGAAACTGCGATGGATGAATATCAAAAGGGAGAGTTCACATTGAAAAGTGAACCTGTGGCAGAGAACTccagagataaagaaaatagatCTGGAGTAGAAAACAAATCTGAGCCTCAGTTTTTGGACATGATTAAGAAGACTGATTCATTTGTAGGAGAGAAAACATTGTTGGACCAGAATGAAAATGTTGAAAAGGATGATATCTCAGAAGAAGGATGGCAAGAGGCTAAGGGGCGCTCTCTTATGGGACGCAAGCCCTCTGCTTCAAAGAGGCCAAGCCTTGCAAAATTGAACACCAATTTTTTGGTTGCTTCTCATCAGTCTAAGTCTAGAGGTAAACCAAATAGTTTCGGCTCTCCTAGAACAAGTCCAAATGAAAGCGCAGCTTCATCTGGCCCAGTTCCACAGGGTCCTAAAAAGTTCATCAAGAGTGCTAGCCTCAAGATGAAGCCGAACGGTCCTTCTCCACCAGCTAGTGCCAAAGAGAAATTGACTGACGCAAAATCAGCACCTAATAGTCCTATCCCAGGTTTTGGTGAAGTTGCTAAAGCTTCTATTGTTAGTTCAAGTGTTCATGCTGCTGGAAAGCTTTTCTCGTACAAAGAGGTAGCTTTAGCTCCACCAGGTACCATTGTTAAGGCTGTTGTGGAGAAGAATTCTGGGGAGTGCTGTGCAGAAGAAAATCTGATGGCGATCAAGGAGACGAGTAGCTTTGATACAACATTATCAACATCAAAGAAAGTGGTGGAGGCTGATCAAATTCAAAAACTGGGGGGTGAGGTAAAAGAGATGAATGGAACTAGGAAGGAGGAGGATCAACATGCGACTAAAGGTGCTTCTGAAAATTCGCAAGATAATGTAACTGTTAGTGAAGTAGAAACGACAGTTGAAACAATGGAAGCTGACAATGGACACAAACCAAGCTCAAGAGCTGTGGCTTCTGCTTCCTCTATTGGCCTAAGTTGTACTGCTTCCAAAAAAGAAGCATCAGAAACTCAAGTTGTGGCGGATCTTGTATCTCCATCAGACCCTACGGATACTGCCACTCAGTTGGTGGAGAATGATGCCTCTGGGTTGAAAGAAAAGATGGTTCAGGAAGAAAACAAGGCTAGTTCATGTAATGAAAGTGAAACTGTTGGTTTGCTGACGGATGAGGAAGGGAACCAAGCTAATGGAAGTGGGGCCTTGTCGCCCACTGAAGCTGAAAAGCAAGTCGATACAGAGATTGGAAAGGAAACATCCAAGAAACTATCTGCTGCAGCTCCTCCATACACTCCGTCGATGGTTCCAGTTTTTGGAACTATACCACTACCTAGCTATACAGAGCATGGTGGAATATTGCCACCGCCAGTGAATATAGCACCAGTGCTTACAGTTAACCCTGCCCGTAGGTCGCCGCATCAATCTGCTACTGCTAGAGTTCCATATGGTCCTCGCCTCTCAGGTGGCTATAACAGATCTGGCAGCCGCGTCCCGCGGAATAGGCTTGCTTTCCAGATTGCTGAAAACAACGCCGACCCGAATCATTTCAGCACTCCAAGAATAATGAATCCACACGCGAATGAATTTGTACCTGGCCAATCATGGGTTACAAGTGGTTATTCAGTTGCTCCCAATGGTTATATTTCCACACAAAATGGCATTCCTTTTACCCCAAATGAGTATCCTATATCACCAAATGGAGTGGGAATGTTACATGATGGCTTCCCACCATTACCAAATGGTATGCCTGAAACTCAAGATGGACTCCTGGTACCTTCAGTAGATCCAACTGATTCTCCCGCAGAAGAGAATACTGAAGCTGACGAAGAAGTGAGTCAGCATGCCGTGGCAGAGGGGAATGTACCTGAATCATTGACAGACTCAACTATAATCCCTTTGGAAACAACTGAAGTACAGGAAAATATTGATGAAAAAACTCATTCCGAACAGACAGTAAAGAATAATGATTGTGAACATGGAGGAGAGTGTACCGACGCAGATGCAGAATCTCCTAACGACATTCCTCCAGATGGTAAGAGCACTGACATCGGTGGATGTAGAAAGAAAGACAATCAAATGATGGGGTGA
- the LOC121751221 gene encoding uncharacterized protein LOC121751221, translating into MFITDINLVSCTKPCCPISNRNTRKQFVISPTIAKRKEYSQNSTTPKKNISPVKLFSNKDLIIQSGIGVFALGFIDAGYSGDWSRIGVISRETEDLLKAATYLVVPLCILLIFFLFENDGYDE; encoded by the exons ATGTTCATAACGGATATCAACCTCGTCTCCTGCACCAAACCTTGTTGTCCGATTTCCAACAGAAACACCAGAAAACAATTTGTGATTTCTCCAACAATTGCTAAGAGAAAGGAATACTCTCAAAATTCAACCACACCAAAAAAGAATATTTCCCCAGTGAAACTCTTCAGCAACAAAGATCTCATCATTCAATCTGGTATTGGAGTTTTTGCATTGGGATTCATCGATGCTgg GTATAGTGGAGATTGGTCGAGAATTGGTGTGATTTCGAGAGAGACAGAAGATTTGCTCAAAGCTGCAACATATTTAGTAGTTCCATTGTGTATTCTTCTCATATTTTTCTTGTTTGAGAACGATGGTTATGATGAATGA